A window of Paenibacillus polygoni contains these coding sequences:
- a CDS encoding DUF445 domain-containing protein: protein MVKQTKKAATWSLVIMGAGFAASLPFHGSIAGKIFVGAFEAGLVGGLADWFAVTALFRHPLGLKIPHTALLPKNRDKMTDGLVSAVENNLLNKESISAKISGMPISEMILEMAEKELQSEGTKGAIDIIAKRIVATLPLERIAPLVANEMKRQIGEMDVSSLLSKAEQQITSKGYDKIALDYGLDQAEAWLTKPEALYTLGEIGMKALNSVQVNGLMQFAMNALMGYLNEERLGGILQRFLYEQVQDLKYEGHPNRHQVLAGIRGQLIRLAHSDKVVAGLSDWKDSLLENWDAEMTVLHKMQELRDRALVYMEDGKYVSEHVLPIIDSLISEVKANDELIQRINEKIVNSVTHLVERNHSKIGTLVRENVDRMDNETLIEMIEDKVGQDLQWIRINGAVTGFLIGVVLTVLQILLV from the coding sequence ATGGTTAAACAGACAAAAAAAGCAGCGACATGGTCCTTAGTCATCATGGGTGCTGGGTTTGCTGCCTCTTTGCCTTTTCATGGAAGCATAGCAGGGAAGATCTTTGTTGGGGCGTTTGAAGCGGGCCTCGTGGGGGGACTGGCAGACTGGTTTGCAGTCACCGCATTATTTCGTCATCCCCTCGGTTTAAAGATCCCGCATACTGCACTGCTTCCCAAGAACCGGGACAAGATGACCGATGGCCTCGTGTCCGCTGTGGAGAATAACTTACTGAACAAGGAAAGTATCTCCGCTAAAATATCTGGGATGCCGATCAGTGAAATGATCCTTGAAATGGCAGAGAAAGAGCTGCAGTCAGAAGGAACCAAGGGTGCAATTGATATCATCGCTAAACGGATTGTAGCTACCCTTCCTCTTGAACGTATTGCTCCACTCGTAGCAAATGAAATGAAACGTCAGATTGGTGAAATGGACGTATCCTCATTGCTATCCAAAGCAGAACAGCAGATTACCAGCAAGGGTTATGATAAAATCGCACTTGATTACGGGCTGGACCAAGCTGAGGCATGGCTTACGAAACCGGAAGCATTATATACACTCGGTGAAATCGGTATGAAGGCTCTGAACTCTGTGCAAGTGAACGGGCTTATGCAATTTGCCATGAATGCACTTATGGGTTATCTCAATGAAGAACGCCTTGGCGGCATACTGCAACGTTTCTTATACGAACAGGTTCAGGATCTGAAATATGAGGGACACCCGAATCGTCATCAGGTGTTAGCCGGTATACGAGGACAGCTGATCAGACTGGCACACTCAGATAAAGTGGTCGCTGGACTAAGTGATTGGAAAGACTCGCTCCTTGAGAATTGGGATGCGGAGATGACCGTCTTACATAAGATGCAGGAGCTGCGCGATCGGGCACTTGTATATATGGAAGATGGGAAATATGTATCCGAGCATGTTCTGCCGATCATTGATTCCCTGATTTCCGAAGTGAAGGCTAACGATGAATTGATACAGCGTATTAATGAGAAAATCGTAAACAGTGTCACACATCTTGTAGAACGCAATCATTCCAAGATCGGAACATTGGTAAGAGAAAATGTGGATCGAATGGATAATGAAACACTGATTGAAATGATCGAAGATAAAGTGGGTCAGGACTTGCAGTGGATTCGAATAAACGGGGCAGTTACTGGATTTTTAATTGGTGTTGTACTTACCGTCCTACAAATCCTTCTTGTATAA
- a CDS encoding TIGR02328 family protein: MRLWHEDLISKLPRAQLLGQHRECCALRGKGWGKKHATVNYVFEYHPMKLVRYHLLIIEEMKNRGYNVDILWEDPLYRGKQSERWEVEYTESLDEYGRYEEHNDDYMEECMQNLASKGIYIMIVEKDQGSAI, translated from the coding sequence ATGCGTCTATGGCATGAAGACTTGATTAGTAAGCTCCCCAGAGCACAGCTGCTCGGTCAGCATCGTGAGTGCTGCGCTCTCCGCGGAAAGGGCTGGGGGAAGAAGCATGCTACCGTAAATTATGTATTTGAATATCATCCCATGAAGTTAGTTAGATACCATCTGCTTATCATTGAAGAAATGAAAAACCGAGGGTACAACGTTGATATTCTATGGGAAGACCCGTTGTATCGCGGAAAGCAGAGCGAGCGATGGGAAGTGGAGTATACCGAATCACTGGATGAGTATGGTCGTTATGAAGAACATAATGATGACTATATGGAAGAATGTATGCAGAATCTCGCTTCAAAAGGAATTTATATTATGATAGTGGAGAAGGATCAAGGATCCGCTATATAG
- a CDS encoding response regulator — MNNTRVLIVDDSAHARAAIEAILSEDPSFEIVGKATSGEEALQLTEEWMPDLILMDIRMPGMDGLEATRLIKQRYPYVIIVMVTVSDDVTHLFEALKQGAQGYLFKNLSSSTWLEYLRATVCDEAPFSQELAYQILQEFPKTMKTDDNRPPLTNREREILNWVASGKTNREIADALGISDQTVKNHLKNILQKLQLENRVQLTRYAIEQGLVERDFPR, encoded by the coding sequence ATGAACAATACACGAGTACTCATCGTAGATGACTCTGCTCATGCGCGGGCAGCGATCGAGGCTATTTTATCTGAGGATCCCTCATTTGAAATTGTAGGGAAGGCGACCAGCGGTGAGGAAGCACTCCAGCTTACTGAGGAATGGATGCCTGACCTCATTCTGATGGATATCAGAATGCCCGGTATGGATGGGCTGGAGGCAACGAGGCTGATCAAGCAGCGCTATCCCTATGTCATCATCGTGATGGTAACCGTCTCGGATGATGTGACCCATCTGTTCGAAGCACTTAAACAAGGCGCTCAAGGCTACCTATTTAAGAATCTCTCTTCCTCAACCTGGTTGGAATACCTGAGAGCCACTGTATGCGATGAAGCCCCTTTCAGTCAGGAGCTTGCGTATCAGATTCTGCAGGAGTTCCCCAAAACGATGAAAACGGACGATAACCGTCCTCCCTTAACAAATAGAGAAAGGGAGATTTTGAACTGGGTTGCCTCTGGAAAAACGAACCGAGAGATAGCGGATGCGCTTGGGATATCCGATCAAACCGTTAAAAATCATTTAAAAAACATTTTACAAAAACTACAGCTAGAAAATCGGGTCCAGCTTACCCGTTATGCCATTGAACAAGGACTGGTGGAGCGAGATTTCCCCAGGTAA
- a CDS encoding sensor histidine kinase — translation MSYKHIKWMILIIPTITVGLWEYIRHQFLMPYLSMEAGNWLTPVIIYLVSVTLLNKLFQVMERAQAELEKEKAAKSALEAREQLARELHDGIAQSLFLLSVQMDKADRNLSGSAHQGELRDARKTVHEIHHYVRQAIAQLKIPESTSDLPTHPQQMLRQIEDLIYTSRLESKISWNIPDEDLTTKEQIELIACIREAVLNVRKHANAGFIQITGQGNKTSWTVSIMDDGLGYKGDPWDRPDRYGLRITKDRAAEMGWDFAFYNQEHGGTCMTIMKGGPDS, via the coding sequence ATGAGCTATAAACATATAAAGTGGATGATTCTTATCATCCCGACGATTACGGTCGGTCTGTGGGAATACATTAGACACCAGTTTCTTATGCCCTATCTCTCAATGGAGGCCGGCAATTGGCTGACACCTGTCATTATTTATCTTGTCAGTGTAACCCTGTTAAATAAATTATTTCAGGTCATGGAACGTGCTCAGGCTGAATTAGAGAAAGAAAAAGCAGCAAAGTCTGCTCTTGAGGCTAGAGAACAATTAGCAAGGGAATTGCATGATGGGATTGCTCAATCTTTATTTTTATTATCGGTACAAATGGATAAAGCGGACCGCAATTTGTCTGGTTCTGCTCATCAAGGTGAACTGCGAGATGCAAGAAAAACAGTACATGAGATTCATCATTATGTGAGACAAGCGATTGCTCAGCTCAAGATTCCAGAAAGTACCAGTGATCTTCCTACACACCCGCAGCAGATGCTTAGACAAATTGAGGATTTGATATACACCAGTCGTCTGGAATCGAAAATCAGCTGGAATATACCAGATGAGGACCTAACCACGAAAGAACAAATTGAACTGATCGCTTGTATTAGAGAAGCTGTTCTCAATGTCCGAAAACATGCCAACGCTGGTTTTATTCAAATAACGGGTCAAGGAAATAAGACATCGTGGACCGTATCCATTATGGATGACGGATTAGGGTATAAAGGTGACCCTTGGGATCGACCGGACCGATATGGTCTCCGGATTACGAAAGATCGGGCCGCTGAAATGGGCTGGGATTTTGCTTTTTATAACCAAGAACATGGCGGGACGTGTATGACCATAATGAAAGGAGGACCTGATTCATGA
- a CDS encoding bifunctional diguanylate cyclase/phosphohydrolase: protein MAKIFMKIKELDISHWYIAFLCLTGIITFIWTNGFSFINYSSEEWVKLYVMLGAALILNSLTFRLPPEGNVISFDSSIYLACMFIYGSQFTLAVLLLCSLSYFVYKRNVPWWKKLTNFSLYSIMITLSFQVFLAFNGTLGPVNGHNLASYILALTSYFGINTIGLFIYYYLLYRTDLANTLKGFVKDTILVYLCMLILSLVLCVLIVNNGTLGLILFLSLGIMLSHAFRLLFSMYHQILNRSNIDQRTALYNHSFFESSLDYHIIEAKVNDRALSLAMIDIDDFKKYNDSFGHLKGDLLISFLGSMLKEETKDTSIVASRYGGEEFTLLMPGYDYEKARHFVDKLRKKLNDTPFDGVEVFPHKCLSFSAGIAQYSIDLYDKSQLVDHADKALYYAKKQGKNTVHTYGCDLIMEDELDLSHEVNYIEQQLNLFMYKDIDTFKHSKRVYKYALDMSNILSLDKEEKREFVLGALIHDIGKLEIPWGVLNKEGKLTPEEWETIKQHVTWGKKIALTDPRFRDLIPYIELHHERFDGKGYPHGLKGKEIPKLCRMLTVLDSFDAMTTERPYQKTKTLQEGIIELRACAGTQFDPELVEIFIAYILARSPKNELTLQEETAPYMV, encoded by the coding sequence ATGGCAAAAATTTTTATGAAAATAAAAGAACTAGATATTAGCCACTGGTATATTGCTTTCTTATGTCTAACGGGAATAATAACCTTTATATGGACTAACGGTTTCTCTTTTATTAATTATAGCAGTGAAGAATGGGTGAAACTTTATGTAATGTTAGGGGCAGCCCTAATTCTCAATAGTCTTACATTTCGGCTTCCACCTGAAGGAAATGTAATTTCCTTTGATTCTTCCATCTATCTCGCATGTATGTTTATATACGGAAGTCAATTTACACTTGCAGTGTTGTTACTCTGTTCTTTATCCTACTTTGTCTATAAACGTAATGTTCCTTGGTGGAAGAAACTAACTAATTTTTCTTTATACTCAATAATGATCACTCTTTCATTTCAAGTTTTTCTTGCTTTTAATGGCACACTAGGTCCTGTAAATGGTCATAATTTAGCTTCTTATATTCTAGCCCTTACTAGTTATTTTGGGATAAACACAATCGGTCTGTTTATTTATTACTATCTTTTATACCGTACAGATTTAGCTAATACGTTAAAAGGATTTGTTAAGGACACCATACTTGTATACCTTTGTATGTTAATCCTCTCTCTTGTATTATGTGTCTTGATCGTAAACAATGGAACACTTGGTCTCATTCTATTTCTTAGTTTGGGCATTATGTTATCACATGCTTTCCGTCTATTATTCTCCATGTATCATCAGATACTAAATCGCTCTAATATTGATCAGCGTACAGCACTCTATAATCATAGTTTTTTTGAAAGTTCGCTTGATTATCACATTATAGAAGCTAAAGTTAATGATAGAGCACTTTCACTAGCCATGATCGATATTGATGATTTTAAAAAATACAATGACAGCTTCGGCCATTTAAAAGGTGACCTGCTCATTAGTTTTCTCGGTTCTATGTTGAAAGAAGAAACAAAAGACACCTCTATTGTGGCTTCCCGTTATGGCGGTGAAGAGTTCACTCTTCTTATGCCGGGATATGACTACGAAAAGGCTCGACATTTTGTTGATAAGTTGAGAAAAAAACTAAACGATACTCCTTTTGATGGTGTAGAAGTTTTTCCACATAAATGCTTATCTTTTTCAGCTGGGATCGCTCAGTACAGTATAGACCTATATGATAAATCGCAGCTTGTGGACCATGCCGATAAAGCGCTGTACTATGCTAAGAAACAAGGAAAAAACACCGTACATACTTATGGCTGTGACTTAATAATGGAAGACGAACTAGATTTGTCTCATGAAGTAAATTACATCGAGCAACAACTCAACTTATTTATGTACAAAGATATAGATACATTCAAGCACTCAAAAAGAGTGTACAAATATGCATTAGATATGAGCAATATTCTATCATTAGACAAAGAAGAAAAAAGAGAGTTTGTCCTTGGTGCGCTGATTCATGACATCGGGAAACTTGAAATTCCGTGGGGCGTCTTGAATAAAGAAGGAAAACTTACTCCTGAAGAGTGGGAGACCATTAAACAACATGTTACATGGGGAAAGAAAATCGCGCTTACCGATCCACGTTTTAGAGATTTAATTCCTTATATAGAGCTTCATCATGAACGATTTGATGGTAAAGGATATCCTCATGGACTAAAAGGGAAAGAAATCCCTAAACTATGCCGGATGCTCACTGTTCTTGATTCTTTTGATGCCATGACTACAGAACGGCCTTACCAGAAAACAAAGACACTGCAAGAAGGGATTATTGAGCTTCGCGCTTGTGCCGGAACTCAGTTTGATCCAGAGCTAGTCGAGATCTTTATTGCCTATATCCTTGCCCGGTCACCAAAAAACGAACTGACCTTGCAGGAAGAGACTGCTCCTTACATGGTATAA
- a CDS encoding DUF5317 domain-containing protein has product MVYDGIILGLIVGLFRGGLKNGLVQFGQIKLKGGLIFPILLLIQFLIFRFQGDASWLAPASGYFFMSIYVIGMAFLWMNRQNKGFMIILIGVFFNFLVMAVNGGRMPVSLDAAQVLGPYYTELLTSGDAVYKHYMLDASTRLSFLGDIIPLSNPYPRTQVISIGDVVMNLGIFLYIQSIMVPKKDTEDQDLATSLHTSN; this is encoded by the coding sequence ATGGTCTATGATGGTATAATTCTTGGACTTATCGTCGGATTGTTCAGAGGCGGTCTCAAGAATGGTCTCGTGCAGTTTGGTCAAATTAAGTTAAAGGGCGGACTTATCTTTCCGATCCTTCTACTCATTCAGTTCCTTATTTTTCGCTTTCAAGGAGATGCCTCCTGGTTAGCACCTGCTTCAGGGTATTTCTTTATGTCCATCTACGTTATTGGTATGGCGTTTCTGTGGATGAATCGACAGAATAAAGGCTTTATGATTATTCTTATCGGTGTTTTTTTCAATTTTCTTGTGATGGCTGTGAATGGTGGCCGGATGCCTGTATCACTCGACGCAGCACAAGTATTGGGACCCTATTACACAGAACTCTTAACTAGCGGTGATGCCGTGTATAAGCACTACATGCTGGATGCCTCTACTAGACTGTCGTTCCTTGGGGATATTATTCCTCTCTCTAATCCTTATCCGCGAACTCAGGTTATTAGTATCGGAGATGTCGTTATGAACCTTGGCATTTTCCTGTACATCCAGAGTATCATGGTTCCCAAAAAGGATACTGAAGATCAAGATCTCGCAACTAGTTTACATACATCTAACTAA
- a CDS encoding BMP family lipoprotein encodes MKRALSFVLIISMLSILLAACGSDSSGKDGSEGASASEQESKKAVLVLPEKIGVNPFFVQMDEGFKKAGEEFGIEVKTIESTDPAAFEQNLHAAVAENYDLIMTATFQAEDALTKVATENPGKSFAIVDTVIDLPNVRSVGFKEYEGAYLLGAAAGLATKTDIVGMIAAQDIPLIKKYTEGFREGLASVNPDAKFLINYAGGFNDVAKAKELAIVQADQGADFIAGASAVGDLGVFEAAKEKGFYTSGQDTDRTVEDPEHIVLSQLKSTDSIAYEELKAFANGSFEFGYVSYGLKEDGVGLTFVTRDSESPLSPFIGQEVVDKVKAIRDQIVSGEIVVTDPLQSN; translated from the coding sequence ATGAAAAGAGCTCTTTCGTTTGTGTTGATTATTTCAATGCTTTCCATTTTATTAGCTGCCTGCGGCAGTGATAGCAGTGGAAAAGATGGGTCTGAAGGCGCATCCGCTTCCGAGCAAGAGTCTAAAAAAGCAGTTCTTGTACTTCCTGAGAAAATTGGTGTCAATCCTTTCTTCGTGCAGATGGATGAAGGGTTCAAAAAAGCAGGGGAAGAGTTCGGAATTGAAGTAAAGACGATCGAATCGACAGACCCGGCAGCATTTGAACAGAATCTTCATGCAGCTGTAGCAGAGAATTATGATCTAATCATGACGGCTACCTTCCAAGCGGAGGATGCTCTTACTAAAGTGGCTACTGAAAATCCAGGCAAGTCTTTTGCTATCGTAGATACGGTTATTGATCTGCCTAATGTTCGAAGTGTTGGATTTAAAGAATATGAAGGTGCCTACCTACTTGGGGCAGCAGCGGGCCTCGCAACCAAAACAGATATTGTCGGCATGATTGCCGCTCAAGATATTCCTTTGATTAAGAAGTACACCGAAGGATTTAGAGAAGGACTTGCTTCCGTTAACCCGGATGCCAAATTCCTGATTAACTATGCAGGTGGATTTAATGATGTTGCCAAAGCAAAAGAACTGGCGATCGTTCAAGCTGATCAAGGAGCTGACTTTATTGCTGGGGCTTCTGCAGTAGGTGATCTTGGTGTATTTGAAGCAGCGAAAGAAAAAGGTTTCTATACTTCCGGTCAAGATACAGATCGTACGGTAGAAGATCCAGAACATATTGTTCTTTCACAGCTTAAATCGACAGACTCTATTGCTTATGAAGAGTTGAAGGCTTTTGCAAATGGTTCGTTTGAGTTCGGCTATGTTAGTTATGGTCTGAAAGAAGACGGCGTGGGACTTACTTTTGTAACTAGAGATAGTGAATCCCCGCTTAGTCCATTCATTGGACAAGAAGTGGTTGATAAAGTGAAAGCAATCAGAGATCAGATTGTATCTGGTGAGATCGTGGTGACTGATCCGCTTCAAAGTAACTAA
- a CDS encoding ABC transporter ATP-binding protein: MLLEMSGITKKYGTLTANKEVNFDLKEGEVHALVGENGAGKTTLMRILYGMEEPTSGSIRVNGKEVSFTTPSHAITHGIGMVHQHFMLFPSFTIAENIVIGREPSKSGVVFDRNEAAKIVIELGEKYGMPVDPWKKTGECSLGIQQRVEILKVLYQGADIIILDEPSAVLTPLEVKELLTNVRALTKLGKSFILITHKLQEVMEVSDRITVLRDGVVTGTLEAKNTDVEQLSRLMVGRELVRMEKKPFQPGDAVLEIEGVSMKGSKEQTSLRDINLTVHAGEVIGVAGISGNGQSELIQAIAGLRPVSEGSIRLSGQDITGLSVRKIRETGLAHIPEDRYMWGAAKDATVLENGMMGHHHTLQNKGVISSRKVRKKVEEWIQRFGVKTGSVETKAQYLSGGNLQKLIAAREFAHEAPFLIAAEPTRGVDIGAMETIHKELLHQRDQGAAILLVSSELSEILQLSDRVVVMYEGEIAGELMAENATEESISLLMAGGKQQA, from the coding sequence GTGCTGCTAGAAATGAGCGGGATTACAAAAAAGTATGGAACACTTACGGCGAATAAAGAAGTGAATTTTGATTTAAAAGAAGGCGAGGTTCATGCCCTTGTAGGGGAGAATGGTGCAGGGAAAACGACACTGATGCGCATTCTCTACGGGATGGAAGAACCGACCTCGGGCAGCATCCGGGTAAACGGCAAGGAAGTGAGCTTTACAACGCCTTCACACGCGATTACTCATGGAATCGGCATGGTCCATCAACATTTCATGTTGTTTCCGTCTTTTACGATTGCTGAGAACATAGTGATTGGCCGTGAACCATCCAAAAGCGGTGTTGTCTTTGATCGAAATGAGGCCGCCAAAATCGTCATAGAACTCGGTGAAAAGTACGGAATGCCGGTTGATCCGTGGAAAAAAACAGGTGAGTGTTCGCTTGGTATACAGCAGCGCGTTGAAATTCTGAAGGTACTGTACCAAGGGGCAGACATTATTATTCTGGATGAACCTTCTGCCGTACTAACTCCGCTCGAAGTAAAAGAACTTCTCACTAACGTTCGTGCTCTAACGAAGCTCGGCAAAAGTTTTATCCTTATTACGCATAAATTGCAGGAAGTCATGGAAGTGTCTGATCGCATCACGGTACTTCGAGATGGGGTCGTGACGGGAACACTTGAGGCAAAAAACACAGATGTTGAGCAGCTATCAAGACTTATGGTAGGCAGAGAACTGGTGCGAATGGAGAAAAAGCCTTTTCAGCCTGGGGATGCTGTGCTTGAAATCGAAGGAGTATCGATGAAGGGATCCAAAGAGCAAACATCGCTCCGAGATATTAACCTCACGGTTCACGCAGGCGAAGTCATTGGAGTCGCAGGGATATCGGGGAACGGACAATCGGAATTGATTCAAGCCATTGCCGGGCTTAGACCGGTCAGTGAAGGATCGATCCGCTTGTCAGGTCAGGATATTACCGGGCTTTCTGTTCGCAAAATTAGGGAGACAGGTCTTGCCCATATACCGGAAGACCGCTATATGTGGGGAGCTGCAAAAGATGCGACCGTTCTTGAGAATGGAATGATGGGTCACCATCATACTCTGCAGAACAAAGGGGTTATCTCCTCTCGTAAGGTACGCAAGAAAGTAGAAGAATGGATTCAGCGCTTTGGAGTAAAGACTGGTTCTGTCGAGACAAAAGCACAGTATCTCTCTGGCGGAAACTTGCAAAAGTTGATTGCTGCCCGCGAGTTTGCTCATGAAGCTCCTTTTCTCATTGCTGCTGAACCGACGCGCGGCGTTGATATTGGGGCAATGGAGACGATTCATAAAGAACTGCTCCATCAGCGAGATCAAGGTGCGGCGATCTTACTTGTATCTTCTGAATTGTCAGAGATATTGCAACTCTCGGACCGGGTTGTTGTCATGTATGAAGGAGAAATCGCAGGAGAACTTATGGCAGAGAATGCGACCGAAGAGAGCATCAGTTTACTGATGGCAGGGGGGAAACAACAGGCATGA
- a CDS encoding ABC transporter permease produces the protein MSMLKNHLKSLIQPLLAVVIGLLAGAIAILVVGGNVFETYGEMWKGAFGSFYFFTNTLSRATPIILIGLGVALAFKAGFFNMGAEGQMLLGALASAITALYLPGPGWFVTIVSILAGAIVGGIWSLFAGWLDAKFGMNLLITTLLLNYIAALFAGYMVAYPLKDTTGSAAMAQTPMVDPSVWLPKLFQGMGLHAGFIIAIIAAVVIYFFMQKTVPGYEIRMLGSNPSFAAFGGVKRVRMMMLSMIVSGALAGIAGAGEVLGTQYRYIDGSLSSANYAWSGIMATLLAGSHPLGTAFSAFLLSALQTGSMGVERNTEVPLEVGSVIQAVLTLFVSAKIGYRFLKRRKGNKTNGTAS, from the coding sequence ATGAGCATGTTGAAGAATCATTTGAAAAGTTTAATCCAGCCGCTGCTTGCTGTAGTGATCGGCCTGCTTGCAGGAGCGATCGCGATCTTGGTTGTCGGCGGCAATGTATTTGAGACATACGGGGAGATGTGGAAGGGCGCCTTTGGCAGTTTCTACTTCTTCACTAATACACTGTCACGAGCCACGCCAATTATTCTGATCGGGCTTGGGGTTGCTCTTGCTTTTAAAGCCGGATTTTTTAACATGGGGGCTGAAGGGCAAATGCTGCTAGGGGCTTTAGCTTCCGCAATAACTGCGCTCTACCTGCCAGGACCCGGCTGGTTTGTCACGATTGTCTCCATTCTTGCCGGTGCAATTGTCGGAGGTATCTGGTCTCTTTTTGCCGGCTGGCTGGATGCCAAATTTGGTATGAATTTATTGATTACTACGCTGTTGCTCAATTACATAGCTGCTTTATTTGCGGGATATATGGTTGCGTATCCGCTTAAGGATACAACGGGATCGGCGGCAATGGCACAGACACCGATGGTTGATCCAAGTGTATGGCTGCCTAAACTGTTCCAAGGCATGGGTCTTCATGCCGGATTTATTATCGCAATCATTGCTGCCGTAGTCATTTACTTTTTTATGCAAAAAACAGTACCAGGATACGAGATTCGAATGCTCGGAAGCAATCCTTCCTTTGCTGCTTTTGGCGGAGTGAAAAGAGTGCGCATGATGATGCTTTCGATGATTGTCAGCGGAGCGCTGGCTGGAATTGCAGGAGCAGGAGAAGTGCTGGGTACCCAGTACCGGTATATTGATGGTTCACTGAGCAGTGCGAATTATGCATGGAGCGGAATTATGGCTACCCTGCTCGCTGGATCGCATCCGCTTGGTACGGCTTTCTCAGCTTTTCTGCTGTCTGCTCTCCAGACCGGGTCTATGGGTGTGGAACGGAATACCGAGGTGCCACTGGAAGTAGGTAGTGTAATTCAAGCTGTGCTGACTCTTTTCGTATCCGCAAAAATCGGCTATCGCTTCCTAAAACGAAGAAAGGGGAACAAAACAAATGGAACAGCTTCTTGA
- a CDS encoding ABC transporter permease, translating into MEQLLDAALFNATLRMITPILLAALGGALCSRVGLFNVGLEGLVLIGAFSSIVGNYLFHNVVIAIIFAILIVSFFSLVFAFVSINLKANEIVVGLSINFLAAGLTTFSLRAIFDVKGAYYDKDMIGLPKWDIPFIQDIPWIGDVISGHSPLVYLAYILVFVLHFYLFKTVSGFRLRSVGENPVAAQSLGIPVRRTQYLAVLMCGVLCALAGAQLSLGQVTMFTEGMTAGRGFIALVATMLGQSSPILVMASSILFGFMEALGIRLQGFSLPSHFTTMLPYIITLAAMFFFKDKTYAEDAQKAGGSSR; encoded by the coding sequence ATGGAACAGCTTCTTGATGCAGCCTTATTTAATGCGACTCTTCGTATGATTACACCCATTTTGCTTGCTGCGCTCGGAGGGGCATTATGTTCCCGTGTTGGTTTATTTAATGTAGGTCTGGAAGGATTAGTCCTTATTGGAGCCTTTTCTTCTATTGTAGGTAACTATTTATTTCATAACGTGGTGATTGCCATTATTTTTGCAATTCTCATTGTCTCGTTCTTCTCGCTTGTTTTTGCTTTTGTCAGTATTAATCTAAAGGCTAATGAAATTGTGGTCGGTTTATCCATTAACTTTCTGGCAGCGGGACTTACGACATTCTCGTTACGCGCTATTTTTGATGTGAAGGGTGCTTATTACGATAAGGATATGATCGGATTACCGAAATGGGATATCCCATTCATTCAAGATATTCCATGGATCGGGGACGTCATCTCTGGTCATTCACCGCTTGTCTATCTGGCATATATTCTCGTATTCGTTCTTCATTTCTATCTATTTAAAACAGTATCTGGTTTTCGGCTCCGTTCTGTTGGGGAGAATCCAGTAGCTGCACAAAGTCTTGGTATTCCCGTTCGCCGTACGCAATACCTTGCTGTACTGATGTGCGGCGTACTCTGTGCGCTTGCCGGTGCACAGTTGTCGCTTGGACAAGTGACGATGTTTACAGAAGGAATGACAGCAGGACGCGGATTCATCGCACTTGTTGCTACAATGCTCGGTCAGTCCAGTCCGATTCTTGTGATGGCATCGAGTATATTGTTTGGTTTTATGGAGGCACTGGGAATTCGTTTGCAAGGTTTCTCACTTCCGTCTCATTTCACCACTATGCTTCCTTATATTATTACACTGGCGGCGATGTTCTTCTTCAAGGATAAGACGTATGCAGAGGATGCACAGAAAGCGGGCGGAAGCTCAAGGTAA